In Humulus lupulus chromosome 7, drHumLupu1.1, whole genome shotgun sequence, the following are encoded in one genomic region:
- the LOC133792407 gene encoding uncharacterized protein LOC133792407 translates to MHPIRSVRRNDGQNHAADSPPAPRRNNRANVDNGNHPPTPPQPPTSLTVYPEDVDRLEPLYERFRKQHPLDFEGISEPIISESWISRIRSILDFMRVVGNDRVACVTHMIRKDVRIWCEVVEQIRDVARMAWDEFCEVFENKYYNVVVHSLKVNEFIGLVQGNLTITKYAQKFDRLAKFAFDQVRTDVASKDRFLRGIKPMIACDVEIVSTGGANTYAQVVERELTAEMLEDRLGKDGAARRDAKSNASNNNNDQKRKFSEGLGPYEADKKAKDEKGNKNGGNGKTHPECPKCKKRHQRECHAKACYQCGKEGHIKRNFPYWGTSRVYLSNVHVAKPLGIMDF, encoded by the exons ATGCATCCTATAAGATCAGTAAGAAGGAACGATGGGCAGAACCATGCTGCTGATTCACCACCTGCTCCAAGGAGAAACAATCGTGCGAATGTGGATAATGGAAACCATCCACCGACCCCTCCA CAGCCACCAACATCATTGACGGTCTACCCAGAAGATGTAGACAGGCTTGAGCCACTTTATGAAAGGTTTCGGAAGCAGCATCCTCTAGACTTTGAAGGAATTAGTGAACCGATCATATCAGAATCATGGATAAGTCGAATAAGATCAATCCTAGATTTCATGCGGGTTGTGGGTAATGACAGGGTAGCTTGTGTTACCCATATGATAAGGAAGGATGTGAGGATATGGTGCGAGGTGGTGGAGCAGATCAGAGATGTCGCTAGGATGGCGTGGGATGAGTTTTGTGAGGTGTTTGAGAATAAGTACTATAATGTTGTGGTACATTCATTAAAGGTTAATGAGTTCATTGGGCTGGTGCAAGGAAATTTGACAATAACAAAATATGCCCAAAAATTTGATCGACTCGCTAAGTTTGCATTCGATCAAGTACGTACAGACGTGGCTAGCAAAGATCGTTTCTTGAGAGGGATTAAACCTATGATAGCCTGTGATGTTGAAATAGTTTCTACTGGGGGAGCTAATACTTACGCCCAGGTTGTGGAGAGGGAACTCACTGCTGAAATGTTGGAAGACAGACTTGGGAAGGATGGAGCTGCCAGAAGAGATGCCAAAAGTAATGCTTCCAACAACAATAATGACCAGAAAAGGAAGTTTAGTGAAGGGTTAGGGCCATATGAGGCAGATAAGAAAGCCAAGGATGAAAAGGGTAATAAAAATGGAGGAAATGGAAAAACTCATCCTGAGTGTCCTAAGTGCAAGAAGCGACATCAACGAGAATGTCATGCTAAGGCATGCTACCAATGTGGAAAGGAGGGCCACATCAAGAGGAACTTCCCATATTGGGGTACATCAAGAGTGTATTTGTCAAATGTACATGTAGCCAAACCTTTGGGGATTATGGACTTTTGA